A genomic stretch from Mycobacterium malmoense includes:
- a CDS encoding IclR family transcriptional regulator, producing MTGSQTLARGLTALQMVAESPGGLTVQQLADQVGVHRTIAYRLLTTLAEFRLVAKGEDGRYRPAAGLAVLGASFDRNVRQLSLPTLRALADELGTTVSLLVAEGDQQVAVAVIVPSHVAYQLAFHEGSRYPLNRGAAGIALLASMPPRPGERDLVVRARKRGWVTTYGEIEPNTYGLAVPVERQAPSPPTCINLISHREDVVLRGKDAVVKAAKQLSGLLS from the coding sequence GTGACGGGTTCGCAGACGCTGGCCAGGGGGCTGACTGCGCTGCAGATGGTGGCGGAGTCCCCGGGCGGGCTCACCGTGCAACAGCTCGCCGACCAAGTCGGCGTGCATCGCACCATCGCCTATCGATTGCTTACGACGCTGGCCGAGTTCCGGTTGGTGGCCAAAGGGGAGGACGGGCGCTACCGACCCGCGGCCGGCCTCGCCGTGCTCGGTGCGTCGTTCGACCGCAACGTCCGCCAACTCAGCCTGCCGACGCTGCGCGCGCTGGCCGACGAGCTCGGCACCACCGTGTCGTTGCTCGTCGCCGAGGGCGACCAGCAGGTGGCGGTCGCGGTGATCGTGCCGAGCCATGTCGCCTACCAGCTCGCGTTTCACGAAGGAAGTCGATACCCGCTCAACCGCGGCGCGGCCGGGATCGCCTTGCTCGCGAGCATGCCTCCGCGCCCGGGAGAACGCGATTTGGTCGTCCGCGCGCGCAAGCGCGGCTGGGTGACGACGTACGGGGAGATCGAACCGAATACCTACGGGCTGGCCGTGCCGGTCGAACGTCAAGCGCCATCCCCGCCAACGTGCATCAACCTCATCTCCCACCGTGAAGACGTCGTGCTGCGCGGCAAGGATGCGGTCGTCAAGGCCGCGAAGCAGTTGTCCGGGCTCCTGAGCTGA
- a CDS encoding 3-carboxyethylcatechol 2,3-dioxygenase gives MSHSPLLNLPGPSRDLLDDIEGAIAQAREFARDYDPELVVTFSPDHYNGFFYKVMPPFCIGMNATGVGDYGTHAGPLDVPEDLAAECANAVLGAGVDVAVSAGMDVDHGTVQPLEKLFGDATARPVIPIFVNAIAVPLGPLHRCRELGSAVGAYLATLDKRVLVVGSGGLSHSPPVPTLATASPAVLERIVDGRPMTSEQRQARQAAVMEAAKSFAGGQSELQPLNPVWDHRFLEIIDDGRLADLDRWSNSFVVHEGGSSAHEIRTWVAAFAALEKVGPYQTLMRYYKPAAELIAGFAIRTAVPK, from the coding sequence ATGTCGCACAGCCCGCTGCTGAATCTTCCGGGGCCGTCGCGGGACCTGCTTGACGACATCGAAGGCGCAATCGCGCAGGCACGCGAATTCGCACGCGACTACGACCCCGAACTCGTCGTCACCTTCTCACCGGATCACTACAACGGGTTCTTCTACAAGGTCATGCCGCCCTTCTGTATCGGCATGAACGCCACTGGGGTTGGCGACTACGGCACCCATGCCGGCCCGCTCGACGTGCCCGAGGACCTGGCGGCCGAGTGCGCGAACGCCGTCCTCGGCGCGGGCGTCGACGTCGCGGTGTCGGCCGGCATGGACGTCGACCACGGCACCGTCCAGCCGCTGGAAAAGCTGTTCGGGGACGCCACCGCGCGCCCGGTGATACCGATCTTCGTTAACGCAATCGCCGTGCCCCTGGGGCCGTTGCATCGCTGCCGCGAACTGGGCTCCGCCGTGGGCGCTTACCTGGCGACGCTGGACAAGCGGGTCCTGGTGGTGGGATCCGGTGGGCTTTCGCACAGTCCGCCGGTGCCGACGCTGGCGACAGCGTCTCCGGCGGTGCTGGAACGGATCGTGGATGGCCGGCCGATGACGTCGGAGCAGCGGCAAGCCCGGCAGGCGGCGGTGATGGAAGCGGCCAAAAGCTTCGCGGGTGGCCAGAGCGAACTGCAACCACTCAACCCCGTGTGGGACCACCGATTCCTCGAGATCATCGACGACGGACGCCTCGCCGATCTCGATCGGTGGTCGAACTCGTTCGTGGTTCACGAGGGCGGTAGCTCCGCACACGAAATCAGAACGTGGGTGGCCGCTTTCGCGGCGCTGGAAAAGGTGGGGCCGTATCAGACGCTCATGCGCTATTACAAGCCGGCCGCCGAACTGATCGCCGGCTTCGCCATCAGAACGGCGGTGCCGAAGTGA
- a CDS encoding FAD-dependent oxidoreductase, with translation MSWDHEVDVVVLGSGGAGLTAALTAAVAGASVEVFEKAPTVGGTTAVSGGIAWIPAHNRCPDGELTVADALRYLRAQSLGSMDDALVETFVRTGPAMLDFVEAHSGLRFEIATGFPDYRPELPGGRPTGGRSLSAAPFDLTELGEWATRITSFPADWSNVGFDAETRARLHAAVDEGDLCVAGTALIAGLLKGLLDAGVRPRVNARADQLVAEAGEITGVRVVLADRSVSVRARRGVILGTGGFEWDPVLVQAFLRGPMHGAVSPPNNTGDGLRMAMAHGADLANMGEAWWVPIVRIPGDTIDGKQRSRSVRLERTRPRSIIVNSAGRRFVNEACDYNSMAGAFHYLDPRGGYVNDRGWMVFDSVHLQRYGFLGIEPGQPVPDWFCESADLTELAAKTGIDTGGLTRTIRDWNRHVAAGADPEFGRGSSAYDGYWGDDSAITLAGKTLGPIDAAPYYAVPVCIGAMGTKGGPRTDHDGRVLHVGGEPIPGLFAAGNAMAGVTGRAYGGAGGTIGPAMVFGYRAGHAAATGKSVDLK, from the coding sequence ATGTCTTGGGACCATGAAGTCGACGTCGTCGTGCTCGGCAGCGGCGGCGCCGGGCTCACCGCCGCGCTGACCGCGGCGGTCGCCGGCGCCTCGGTGGAGGTCTTCGAGAAGGCCCCGACCGTCGGCGGGACCACCGCGGTGTCGGGTGGCATCGCGTGGATCCCCGCCCACAACCGTTGCCCTGACGGGGAATTGACGGTGGCGGACGCCTTGCGATACCTGCGCGCGCAGTCCCTGGGCTCGATGGACGATGCCCTGGTCGAAACGTTCGTGCGCACCGGCCCCGCGATGCTCGACTTCGTCGAGGCCCACAGCGGTTTGCGCTTTGAGATCGCGACCGGCTTCCCCGATTACCGGCCGGAGTTGCCGGGCGGACGGCCGACCGGGGGCCGATCGCTCAGCGCGGCGCCCTTCGATCTGACCGAGTTGGGCGAGTGGGCTACGCGCATCACGTCGTTTCCCGCCGATTGGTCCAACGTCGGTTTCGACGCCGAGACCAGGGCCCGCCTGCACGCGGCGGTGGATGAAGGCGATCTCTGCGTCGCCGGCACCGCCCTGATCGCGGGGCTGCTCAAGGGTTTGCTCGACGCCGGGGTGAGGCCACGGGTGAACGCGCGGGCCGACCAACTCGTTGCCGAGGCCGGCGAAATCACCGGGGTGCGAGTGGTTTTGGCGGATCGGAGCGTGAGCGTGCGCGCTCGCCGCGGAGTCATCCTGGGCACCGGCGGCTTCGAATGGGATCCCGTTCTGGTGCAAGCCTTTCTGCGCGGCCCGATGCACGGCGCTGTCTCGCCGCCGAATAACACGGGCGACGGGCTGCGCATGGCGATGGCACACGGCGCCGACCTGGCCAACATGGGCGAAGCCTGGTGGGTGCCGATCGTACGGATCCCCGGCGACACGATCGACGGCAAGCAGCGCAGCCGTAGCGTCCGTCTGGAACGAACCCGGCCGAGGAGCATCATCGTCAACTCGGCCGGGCGGCGATTCGTCAACGAGGCATGCGATTACAACTCGATGGCCGGCGCTTTCCATTACCTTGACCCGCGCGGCGGGTATGTCAACGATCGCGGGTGGATGGTCTTCGATTCAGTTCACTTGCAGCGCTATGGATTTCTGGGTATCGAACCCGGGCAACCCGTCCCGGACTGGTTCTGCGAGTCGGCGGACCTTACCGAGTTGGCCGCCAAGACCGGCATCGACACCGGCGGCCTCACCCGCACCATCCGGGACTGGAACCGTCACGTGGCCGCCGGCGCCGACCCTGAGTTCGGCCGCGGTTCCAGCGCATACGACGGGTATTGGGGCGACGACAGCGCCATCACCCTCGCCGGGAAGACGCTTGGCCCGATCGACGCCGCTCCCTATTACGCGGTGCCAGTGTGCATCGGCGCGATGGGCACCAAGGGCGGACCACGCACCGACCATGACGGCCGCGTCCTCCACGTCGGCGGTGAGCCGATACCGGGCCTCTTCGCCGCCGGCAACGCCATGGCCGGTGTGACCGGACGGGCCTACGGCGGTGCCGGCGGAACAATCGGTCCGGCAATGGTTTTCGGCTACCGCGCTGGTCATGCTGCGGCGACGGGGAAGTCGGTTGACTTGAAGTAG
- a CDS encoding bifunctional 3-(3-hydroxy-phenyl)propionate/3-hydroxycinnamic acid hydroxylase, which yields MGSAGRDVDVDVVVVGAGPVGLTLSNILGLQGVRTLVVEERDTLIDYPRGVGLDDEALRTFQSIGLVDRILPHTVPNQVLRFVDAKRRVLAEMAPPDARFGWPKRSGFVQPLVDAELLCGLDRFGHVEVWWNRPMTSCVQAADAVAVELGGDSPKAVRARYVVGCDGGRSMTRRMMGVSFDGTTSSTRWLVVDIANDPLGHPNSEVGADPERPYASISIAHGIRRFEFMIHADESDEQAEDPAFLTRMLARMVPHPDRVDVIRRRVYTHHSRIAGAFRSGRLLLAGDAAHLMPVWQGQGYNSGIRDAANLGWKLTAVVTGRADDKLLDTYDIERRKHARAMIDLSTMVGRVISPTDRRIATARDLLVRSASIVPSLKRYVLEMRFKPMPRYEQGAVVHTVIPKTPGRADSPVGTLFIQPRVDTRTQRDVLLDDVLGDWFAVLCWNNNPRNILGDEAFTSWKALGARFVALRPSTQLHWTGHDDPDVVVVGDRGGALKSWFDTHSESVLFLRPDRCIAGACIAQLAPELSASLLDALALTPGGGDLHNATGSVLYVAQPAAESSGAVAGPA from the coding sequence ATGGGAAGCGCCGGGCGGGACGTGGATGTCGACGTTGTGGTCGTCGGCGCGGGGCCGGTCGGATTGACGTTGTCCAATATCCTTGGCCTGCAAGGCGTCCGCACGCTGGTGGTCGAGGAACGGGACACCCTCATCGACTATCCGCGCGGTGTCGGATTGGACGACGAGGCGCTGCGCACCTTCCAGTCGATCGGGTTGGTCGACCGCATCCTGCCGCACACCGTGCCCAACCAGGTCCTGCGTTTCGTCGACGCCAAGCGCCGGGTGCTCGCCGAAATGGCCCCGCCCGACGCGCGTTTCGGCTGGCCGAAGCGCAGCGGCTTCGTGCAGCCGCTCGTCGACGCCGAATTACTGTGCGGTCTAGACAGATTCGGACATGTCGAGGTGTGGTGGAACCGCCCCATGACCTCGTGCGTGCAGGCCGCCGATGCGGTTGCGGTCGAGCTCGGCGGCGACTCCCCGAAGGCCGTGCGGGCGCGTTATGTCGTCGGCTGCGACGGCGGGCGCAGCATGACCCGCCGCATGATGGGGGTGTCCTTCGACGGGACGACGTCGTCGACGCGGTGGCTGGTCGTCGACATCGCGAACGATCCGCTCGGCCACCCGAACAGCGAGGTCGGTGCCGACCCGGAACGCCCATACGCGTCGATCTCGATCGCGCACGGAATTCGCCGCTTCGAGTTCATGATTCACGCCGACGAGTCCGACGAGCAGGCGGAGGATCCGGCCTTCCTGACGCGGATGCTGGCGCGGATGGTGCCGCACCCCGACCGGGTCGACGTGATCCGGCGCCGCGTGTACACCCATCACTCGCGCATCGCCGGTGCGTTCCGCAGCGGCCGGCTGCTGCTGGCCGGAGACGCGGCGCACCTGATGCCGGTATGGCAGGGGCAGGGCTACAACAGCGGAATCCGGGACGCGGCCAACCTGGGGTGGAAGCTTACGGCGGTGGTGACCGGGCGGGCCGACGATAAGTTGCTGGACACCTATGACATCGAGCGGCGCAAGCATGCCCGAGCGATGATCGACCTTTCCACCATGGTGGGCCGGGTGATCTCACCGACCGACCGCAGGATCGCGACCGCGCGGGACCTCCTCGTGCGGTCGGCGTCAATTGTGCCGTCGCTCAAGCGGTATGTGCTGGAGATGCGGTTCAAGCCGATGCCGCGCTACGAGCAGGGCGCCGTCGTGCACACGGTGATCCCCAAGACGCCCGGTCGCGCCGACTCGCCGGTCGGCACCCTGTTCATCCAGCCCCGGGTCGACACGCGCACCCAGCGCGACGTGCTGTTGGACGACGTGCTGGGCGATTGGTTCGCCGTGCTGTGCTGGAACAACAACCCGCGCAACATTCTCGGCGACGAGGCGTTCACGAGCTGGAAAGCCTTGGGCGCGCGCTTCGTTGCGCTGCGGCCGTCGACGCAGCTGCACTGGACCGGCCACGACGACCCCGATGTCGTGGTCGTGGGCGATCGCGGCGGTGCCCTCAAATCCTGGTTCGACACCCACTCCGAATCGGTGCTGTTCCTGCGTCCCGATCGGTGCATCGCCGGTGCCTGTATCGCTCAGCTCGCCCCCGAGCTGAGCGCCTCACTGTTGGACGCCCTCGCGCTCACGCCGGGAGGAGGTGATCTCCACAATGCCACTGGCTCTGTGCTGTATGTCGCACAGCCCGCTGCTGAATCTTCCGGGGCCGTCGCGGGACCTGCTTGA
- a CDS encoding coniferyl-alcohol dehydrogenase, translating to MGHIDELWRYDGRRAVVTGCASGIGEHVVRQLTELGADVIGLDKRRPALELNEFHEVDLADPASIARAVASIGGPVDALFNVAGVSSGIGNPTLVVTINFLGLRHVTEALIPKMGAGSAIVSVSSLAAAAYREHLRAVAPLLNTATMQQGIDWCHAHPDALAGGGYQLSKEAVILYTMRNAAPLGARGIRINCTGPGVTETPILDQLRTAYGQGFLDAVPKPLGRVAGPAEQASVLLFLNSHAASYISGQVLWVDGGNVGAAIARELEEGASWPA from the coding sequence TTGGGGCACATCGACGAGCTGTGGCGCTACGACGGGCGCCGTGCGGTGGTGACCGGGTGCGCATCGGGCATCGGCGAACACGTGGTGCGCCAGCTCACCGAACTCGGTGCCGACGTCATCGGACTGGACAAACGCCGGCCGGCCCTCGAACTCAACGAGTTTCACGAGGTCGACCTAGCCGACCCGGCGTCGATCGCTCGCGCGGTAGCATCGATCGGCGGACCGGTCGACGCGCTTTTCAACGTCGCCGGTGTCTCTTCCGGCATCGGCAACCCGACGCTCGTCGTCACCATCAACTTCCTGGGCCTGCGGCACGTCACCGAGGCGCTGATCCCGAAAATGGGCGCGGGGTCGGCGATTGTCAGCGTGTCGTCGCTCGCGGCGGCGGCATACCGCGAGCACCTGCGGGCGGTGGCGCCGCTGTTGAATACCGCGACGATGCAACAGGGTATCGATTGGTGCCATGCTCATCCCGATGCACTGGCCGGCGGCGGTTATCAATTGTCCAAGGAAGCGGTCATCCTCTACACCATGCGAAACGCCGCCCCGTTGGGCGCCCGAGGCATCCGGATCAACTGTACCGGCCCGGGGGTCACCGAAACCCCGATCCTCGATCAGCTGCGGACGGCCTACGGGCAGGGCTTCCTCGACGCCGTACCCAAGCCGTTGGGACGCGTCGCCGGGCCCGCCGAGCAGGCCTCGGTTCTGCTCTTCCTGAATAGCCATGCGGCCAGCTATATTTCGGGCCAGGTGTTGTGGGTGGACGGCGGAAACGTGGGCGCCGCGATCGCCCGTGAGCTCGAGGAAGGAGCCTCATGGCCAGCGTGA
- a CDS encoding LLM class flavin-dependent oxidoreductase: MKISLFYEFALPRPWAPDDERVLLQDCLDEVEAADRAGFSTVWLTEHHFLEEYCHSTAPEIFLAGASQRTRNIRLGFGIMHLPPAVNHPARVAERIATLDLISNGRVEFGTGESSSVGELGGFNIDPADKRAQWEEALEVAIRCMIEEPFAGFKGEHIQMPARNVIPKPMQKPHPPVWVACTRPSSVQMAAQKCIGALSFAYTGPGPLTERVNGYYKEFEESGIPVTPKINPNILAIGGDLSMMVAKTDEQALQRLGRGGGFFSFGIMHYYMTGVHTPGRTGVWTRYLEEVEKDPTLAYGPGRGAIGSPATVREFLRGYEDSGVDEIILLLNPRSHEGTMESIELMGKEVLPEFIERDEKAVADKAARLAPVIEKVEARRPESTAPVFDENYSFGGLPTGRGGKFTASEIPEAMAEINEGRVQAAQRAKEQERPK; this comes from the coding sequence ATGAAAATCTCACTGTTCTACGAGTTCGCCCTGCCGCGTCCGTGGGCACCGGATGATGAACGGGTCTTGCTGCAGGACTGCCTCGACGAGGTCGAGGCCGCGGACAGGGCCGGATTCTCCACCGTCTGGCTCACCGAGCATCACTTCCTCGAGGAATACTGTCATTCCACGGCTCCGGAGATATTCCTGGCCGGGGCCAGCCAGCGGACCAGGAACATCCGGCTGGGGTTCGGCATCATGCACCTCCCGCCAGCGGTCAATCACCCCGCCCGGGTGGCCGAGCGCATCGCCACCCTCGACCTGATCTCCAACGGACGCGTCGAGTTCGGCACCGGCGAATCCTCCTCCGTCGGCGAACTCGGGGGCTTCAACATCGATCCCGCCGACAAGCGCGCGCAGTGGGAGGAGGCCCTCGAGGTCGCGATCCGCTGCATGATCGAGGAGCCGTTCGCCGGCTTCAAAGGCGAACACATCCAAATGCCGGCCCGCAACGTCATTCCCAAGCCCATGCAAAAGCCGCACCCACCGGTCTGGGTCGCCTGCACGCGTCCGTCCAGCGTGCAAATGGCCGCCCAAAAGTGCATCGGCGCACTGAGTTTCGCCTACACCGGTCCCGGACCGCTCACCGAGCGGGTCAACGGCTACTACAAGGAATTCGAGGAGAGCGGCATCCCGGTCACGCCGAAGATCAACCCGAACATCCTGGCCATCGGCGGTGACCTGTCGATGATGGTCGCCAAGACCGACGAGCAGGCGCTGCAACGCCTCGGTCGGGGCGGCGGATTCTTCTCGTTCGGCATCATGCACTACTACATGACGGGTGTGCACACCCCCGGGCGGACGGGGGTATGGACGCGGTATCTCGAAGAGGTCGAAAAGGACCCGACGCTGGCGTACGGTCCGGGGCGCGGGGCGATCGGATCGCCGGCCACCGTACGCGAATTCCTGCGCGGCTACGAGGACAGCGGCGTCGACGAGATCATCCTGCTGCTCAACCCGCGCAGCCACGAGGGCACCATGGAATCCATCGAGCTGATGGGCAAAGAGGTGCTGCCCGAGTTCATCGAGCGCGACGAGAAGGCGGTGGCCGACAAGGCCGCGCGGCTGGCGCCCGTCATCGAGAAGGTCGAGGCCCGGCGGCCCGAGTCGACCGCACCGGTATTCGACGAAAACTACTCCTTCGGCGGCCTGCCCACCGGCCGTGGCGGTAAGTTCACCGCCAGCGAGATCCCCGAAGCCATGGCGGAGATCAACGAGGGTCGCGTCCAGGCGGCGCAGCGCGCAAAAGAGCAGGAGCGGCCCAAGTGA
- a CDS encoding cyclase family protein, with protein MASVTDFRRVARDVSNWGRWGADDELGTLNFITADKVAQAASLVRHGKVFPLGVDFGSSGPQGAFDFRHNPVHIMTVDGGDVNTLAQYGPSWARNPGAQQMGGYLIDNLFRFNDDMIIMPLQAATQWDALSHVYYDDQLYNGFPAGSVTSMGAYHCGIEKVDVKGITSRGVLLDLVRHRGAEVFLEHGNPITPEELDDVIRAQGVTVGRGDIVLIRTGWWTRFLMIGNKTEPYSGLDWRCASWLHDHEIAAVASDNLQVEDPVSGVQGVFLPFHLLCLRDMGLMLGEYWDLAALAADCAADGVYEFQLVAPPLRFVGAVGSPVNPIAIK; from the coding sequence ATGGCCAGCGTGACGGACTTTCGGCGGGTCGCTCGCGACGTCTCCAACTGGGGCCGGTGGGGAGCCGACGACGAGCTCGGCACGCTGAACTTCATCACGGCGGATAAGGTCGCGCAAGCCGCCAGCCTGGTCCGGCATGGGAAGGTGTTCCCGCTCGGTGTCGACTTCGGCTCGTCGGGGCCGCAGGGCGCCTTCGACTTTCGGCACAATCCGGTGCATATCATGACGGTGGACGGCGGCGACGTGAACACGCTGGCGCAGTACGGGCCCAGCTGGGCGCGGAACCCGGGGGCGCAGCAGATGGGCGGCTACCTCATCGACAATCTGTTCCGGTTCAACGACGACATGATCATCATGCCGTTGCAGGCGGCCACCCAATGGGATGCGCTGTCTCACGTCTACTATGACGATCAGCTCTACAACGGCTTCCCGGCGGGTTCGGTCACCAGCATGGGGGCCTACCACTGCGGCATCGAGAAGGTTGACGTCAAGGGCATCACCTCGCGCGGCGTGCTGCTGGACTTGGTGCGCCATCGCGGCGCGGAGGTCTTCCTCGAGCACGGAAATCCCATCACCCCCGAGGAATTGGATGATGTCATCCGCGCGCAGGGTGTGACGGTCGGGCGCGGCGACATCGTGCTGATCCGGACCGGTTGGTGGACAAGGTTTCTCATGATCGGCAACAAGACCGAACCCTACTCCGGGCTGGACTGGCGATGCGCCTCGTGGCTGCACGACCATGAGATCGCGGCCGTCGCCTCCGACAACCTCCAGGTCGAAGACCCGGTATCGGGTGTCCAGGGCGTGTTTTTGCCCTTCCATCTGCTCTGTCTGCGCGACATGGGGCTGATGCTCGGCGAGTATTGGGACCTCGCCGCGCTGGCAGCCGACTGCGCCGCCGATGGTGTTTACGAGTTCCAGCTCGTTGCGCCGCCTTTGAGATTTGTTGGCGCCGTGGGTTCCCCGGTGAACCCGATCGCGATCAAGTAA
- a CDS encoding FAD-binding protein produces the protein MTADGFDHVVDALIVGSGGGGMTAALTAHVSGLDALVVEKSSYFGGSTALSGGGIWVPGAPAQRREGYAPSPEGVVEYLQKITDGLVGEARIRQYVESAPQMLEFLEGLSGWCEFVWKPGYADYYPELPGGSELGSTINVPPIDLRKLGADEQRLLQPLALAPKGIWLGPKELRSFYQIRQSWAGKAVLLKLIARMVRARIFGERIAAIGQSLTARLRLAMRECGVPLWLDSPMVELLTDADGSVTGAVVEKDGAKQRIGARLGVIFASGGFDHDLAWRKELLSVLDQDWSFGNPAAMGDGIRAGQKIGAATELLDEAWWFPAIQWPDGRMQFMLNERMMPAQFVVNGEGKRFINEAAPYMDFGHAMIDGQKSGVTHIPCWLITDHRSWNRYVIAGHLPIPKIPGAPVPTGRKVPPAWLESGVVKAATSWDDMAAKIGVPARQLSETARRFNELARKGHDDDFNRGDSVYDNYYGDPTLSNPNLYPLGDPPYYAFRIVLGDLGTSGGLRTDEYARVLREDDTVVRGLYAVGNTAAPVMGRSYAGAGATIGPAMTFGYIAAKHLVKQALNSPRR, from the coding sequence GTGACCGCCGACGGCTTTGATCACGTTGTCGACGCGCTCATCGTCGGGTCCGGCGGTGGCGGCATGACCGCCGCCCTGACCGCTCACGTTTCCGGGCTGGACGCGTTGGTGGTGGAAAAGTCGTCGTATTTCGGTGGCTCGACGGCCCTTTCGGGTGGTGGCATCTGGGTGCCGGGGGCACCCGCGCAGCGCAGGGAGGGCTACGCCCCCTCACCCGAAGGTGTCGTCGAGTATCTGCAGAAGATCACCGACGGCCTGGTCGGCGAGGCCCGGATACGGCAGTACGTCGAGTCCGCGCCGCAAATGCTCGAGTTTCTCGAAGGCCTCTCGGGATGGTGTGAGTTCGTCTGGAAGCCCGGCTATGCCGACTACTACCCGGAGCTGCCCGGCGGTTCGGAACTCGGCAGCACCATCAACGTCCCGCCCATCGACCTGCGAAAGTTGGGCGCCGACGAGCAGAGGCTACTCCAGCCGTTGGCGCTCGCTCCCAAAGGAATCTGGTTGGGTCCCAAGGAGCTTCGATCGTTCTACCAGATCAGGCAGTCGTGGGCCGGTAAAGCCGTCCTGCTCAAGCTGATCGCGCGAATGGTCAGGGCGAGAATATTCGGCGAGCGGATCGCGGCGATCGGGCAGTCGCTGACGGCTCGGCTGAGACTCGCGATGAGGGAATGCGGTGTCCCGCTGTGGCTGGACTCGCCGATGGTCGAGTTGCTCACCGACGCCGACGGATCGGTGACCGGAGCCGTGGTGGAGAAAGACGGTGCGAAGCAGCGCATCGGTGCGCGGCTCGGGGTCATCTTCGCGTCCGGGGGCTTCGACCACGACCTTGCCTGGCGCAAGGAGCTTTTATCGGTCTTGGACCAGGACTGGAGCTTCGGCAATCCCGCCGCGATGGGCGACGGCATCCGCGCGGGCCAAAAGATCGGCGCCGCAACGGAGCTGCTCGACGAGGCCTGGTGGTTTCCGGCGATCCAATGGCCCGATGGTCGCATGCAATTCATGCTCAACGAACGGATGATGCCGGCCCAGTTCGTCGTCAACGGCGAAGGGAAGCGCTTCATCAACGAGGCGGCGCCGTACATGGACTTCGGCCATGCCATGATCGACGGCCAAAAATCCGGAGTCACTCACATCCCGTGCTGGCTCATTACCGATCACAGGTCTTGGAACCGCTACGTCATCGCCGGCCACCTGCCGATCCCGAAAATCCCCGGGGCGCCGGTGCCCACCGGGCGTAAGGTCCCGCCGGCGTGGCTGGAATCGGGCGTGGTCAAGGCCGCGACGAGCTGGGACGACATGGCGGCCAAGATCGGCGTGCCGGCGCGTCAACTTTCCGAAACCGCGCGCCGTTTCAACGAACTCGCGCGCAAGGGTCACGACGACGACTTCAACCGCGGCGACAGCGTGTACGACAACTACTACGGCGATCCGACCCTGTCCAACCCCAACCTGTATCCGCTGGGCGATCCGCCCTACTACGCGTTTCGCATCGTTCTTGGCGATCTCGGGACGTCGGGTGGCCTGCGCACCGACGAATACGCGCGGGTCCTGCGGGAAGACGACACCGTCGTGCGGGGACTGTACGCGGTGGGCAATACCGCCGCGCCGGTGATGGGCCGTAGCTATGCCGGGGCCGGGGCGACCATAGGACCGGCCATGACCTTCGGCTATATCGCGGCGAAACACCTTGTTAAGCAAGCGCTTAATTCTCCTAGGAGGTAG
- a CDS encoding alpha/beta fold hydrolase: protein MAEFESVWSDLQGVAFEQGYLEAGGARTRYLRAGEPGKPVLIFLHGSGGHAEAYVRNLAAHAEHFWTWSIDMLGHGYTDKPGHPLEVGHYVEHLMAVLRAIGADRACLSGESLGGWVAARAAVDHPDVVDRLVLNTAGGSQADPVVMRRIITLSMAAAENPTWETVQARIKWLMADKSRDYDDLVASRQRIYRQPGFVAAMRDIMALQDPEIRARNILGPAEYGAITAPTLVLWTSDDPTADVTEGRRIASMIPNARFELMPGCGHWPQYEDAKTFNRLHLDFLLGR, encoded by the coding sequence GTGGCGGAGTTCGAGAGCGTATGGAGCGATCTCCAGGGCGTCGCGTTCGAGCAGGGCTATCTCGAGGCGGGCGGAGCGCGAACCCGCTATCTGCGTGCCGGCGAGCCGGGCAAACCGGTGCTGATCTTTTTGCATGGATCCGGTGGCCACGCCGAGGCCTACGTCCGTAATCTCGCGGCGCACGCGGAGCATTTCTGGACCTGGTCGATCGACATGCTGGGCCACGGCTATACCGACAAGCCGGGCCACCCGCTGGAGGTCGGCCACTATGTCGAGCACCTGATGGCCGTGCTGCGCGCCATCGGCGCCGATCGCGCCTGCCTCAGCGGCGAATCGCTCGGCGGCTGGGTGGCCGCGCGCGCCGCCGTCGACCATCCGGACGTGGTCGACCGGCTGGTCCTCAATACCGCCGGCGGTTCCCAGGCCGACCCGGTGGTGATGCGGCGGATCATCACGCTGTCCATGGCCGCCGCCGAGAACCCGACGTGGGAAACGGTTCAGGCGCGGATCAAATGGCTGATGGCCGACAAGTCCAGGGATTACGACGACCTGGTCGCCAGCCGCCAACGGATATACCGCCAACCGGGATTCGTCGCCGCCATGCGTGACATCATGGCGTTGCAGGATCCCGAGATTCGGGCGCGCAATATTCTGGGACCGGCCGAATATGGCGCGATCACCGCGCCGACGCTGGTGCTGTGGACCAGCGACGACCCGACCGCCGACGTGACCGAGGGCCGTCGCATCGCGTCGATGATCCCCAATGCGCGCTTCGAACTGATGCCGGGCTGCGGTCATTGGCCGCAGTACGAGGATGCCAAGACGTTCAATCGCCTGCATCTCGATTTCCTGCTGGGGCGGTGA